From the genome of Saccharicrinis carchari, one region includes:
- the purH gene encoding bifunctional phosphoribosylaminoimidazolecarboxamide formyltransferase/IMP cyclohydrolase yields the protein MIGSKKIKSALISVFHKDGLDEIIKTLNKLDVQLYSTGGTQTFIENLGVEVKAVEDITGYPSILGGRVKTLHPKVFGGILARRHNSLDKEQLLQYDIPEFDLVIVDLYPFEATVASGAGEQDIIEKIDIGGISLIRAAAKNYNDVLIVPSKAQYAHLNKVLNEDKGISTIAQRKEFAKAAFAVSSYYDSAIFNYFDNEQGSALRIGHDNTRTLRYGENPHQKGKFYGNLDEVFEQIHGKEISYNNLLDIDAAINLIGDFNETTFAILKHNNACGLASRENLTEAWKDALAADPVSAFGGVLIANKAIDLETAQEINKIFFEVIITPAYNEDALEVLRSKKNRIILILKPCELPNILNRTLLNGVLSQQKDIKTETSEDLKTATTLKPDANEVEDLLFANKLVKHTKSNAIVLAKNKQLIASGVGQTSRVDALNQAIAKAKAFNFELQGAVMASDAFFPFPDCVEIAQMEGVKAVIQPGGSIKDQDSVDYCNQNGMKMVLTGIRHFKH from the coding sequence ATGATTGGTTCAAAAAAAATTAAATCCGCACTTATTTCGGTTTTCCATAAAGATGGCTTAGACGAAATTATCAAAACACTGAATAAACTCGATGTTCAATTATACAGCACAGGTGGCACCCAGACTTTTATCGAGAATCTTGGGGTTGAAGTTAAGGCTGTTGAAGATATCACCGGATATCCGTCCATCTTAGGGGGTAGGGTAAAAACACTCCATCCCAAAGTTTTTGGAGGTATTCTGGCGCGTCGTCATAACAGTTTAGACAAAGAGCAACTTCTACAATATGATATACCGGAGTTCGACCTGGTAATTGTAGATCTTTATCCCTTCGAGGCTACCGTAGCGTCGGGCGCCGGGGAACAGGACATAATCGAAAAAATTGATATTGGGGGTATTTCGCTGATACGTGCGGCTGCTAAAAATTATAACGATGTGCTTATTGTACCATCCAAAGCACAATATGCCCATTTGAATAAGGTACTTAACGAAGATAAGGGTATATCAACCATTGCCCAACGAAAAGAATTTGCCAAAGCGGCCTTTGCAGTTTCTTCGTATTACGACAGTGCCATCTTCAATTATTTTGATAACGAGCAGGGCAGTGCTTTGCGCATAGGGCACGACAATACCCGGACTTTGCGTTATGGCGAAAACCCACATCAAAAAGGAAAATTTTACGGAAATCTCGACGAAGTATTTGAACAAATACATGGTAAAGAAATTTCGTACAATAACCTATTGGATATTGATGCTGCCATTAATTTAATAGGCGACTTTAACGAAACTACCTTCGCTATTTTAAAACACAATAACGCGTGTGGTTTGGCTTCGCGTGAAAATCTTACCGAAGCCTGGAAAGATGCCCTCGCGGCCGACCCCGTATCGGCTTTTGGCGGAGTCCTTATTGCAAACAAAGCAATAGACCTGGAAACAGCACAGGAAATAAATAAGATATTTTTTGAGGTAATTATTACCCCGGCCTACAACGAAGATGCTTTAGAGGTACTAAGAAGTAAAAAAAATAGGATTATCCTTATATTGAAACCCTGTGAATTACCCAATATTTTAAACCGGACTTTGTTAAACGGAGTACTTTCGCAACAAAAAGACATTAAAACCGAAACGTCCGAAGATTTAAAAACAGCCACTACATTAAAACCCGATGCCAACGAGGTGGAGGATTTGCTGTTTGCCAACAAGCTGGTAAAACATACCAAGTCGAACGCCATTGTTTTGGCCAAAAATAAACAGCTGATTGCCAGTGGGGTTGGGCAAACATCGCGCGTGGATGCATTAAACCAGGCCATTGCCAAAGCCAAAGCTTTTAATTTTGAATTACAAGGTGCCGTGATGGCGAGTGATGCTTTTTTCCCTTTCCCCGATTGTGTAGAAATAGCCCAAATGGAGGGTGTTAAGGCAGTTATTCAGCCGGGCGGTTCAATAAAAGACCAAGATTCGGTTGATTACTGTAACCAAAACGGGATGAAAATGGTATTAACAGGAATCAGACATTTTAAACATTAA
- a CDS encoding phosphoenolpyruvate carboxylase encodes MNSQIIKSYEEEIELKYQLYNSLFLSLQLEAVEKAGNLIPLLYQSCVEGLEKGKDPIAILQTFFASHKAELSAKERDDFLFKVIQYIERQIVLIDALEDAAYNKIHRITGENSYSSISDRVKKENLMDKMAQTVKEFGVRVVLTAHPTQFYPSQVLAIINDLMVAIKRSEVGDVRDMLKQLGKTPFYQKIKPTPLDEANRLTFYLRDTFYPAIGQLLDKTAEDYSESLEQNNQFISLGFWPGGDRDGNPFVNVETTMQVAAKLRNTISNCYFQEVKELKRRITFAGVHAKVVELESLLKAELSNASGSDNIDLADFLARIDKVEQLIRKKHQGFFIEKVQSLKRKVQLFGFYMASIDIRQDSRVIGTALKEVVKAYPDILPANLFEMDEKEQIPLLVNARGAVDANIFEDEVVKDTVASFGVIKDIQRMNGERGAHRYIISNCRGPLDVARVLAMFRICGWGYDDLKVDIVPLFETIDDLKMAGEAMYTLYANPTYRKHLKNRDNRQTVMLGFSDGTKDGGYLMANWAIFRAKENITLKSRENDVEVVFFDGRGGPPARGGGNAHRFYAAMGKNIENRQIQMTVQGQTISSHYGITEAAAHNMGYLLTAGLSNNIYSKPQNQLQAEQRDFISEMAESSYKKYLSLKEHPLFMPYLEEVSTLKYYGKANIGSRPSKRGGSDKINFGDLRAIPFVGAWSQLKQNVPGFYGVGTALKEQEEKGNLQACIDLYKESIFFKTLLSNSMQSMSKTNFQITQYLEKNERFGEFWQMLHDEYRLTKEMLLKVSGLSNLLDDNPRSFMSIRLRERVVLPLLLIQQYALMKIQEAKNGNKDIAVELYEKMVIRAMFGNINASRNSA; translated from the coding sequence ATGAATAGTCAGATAATAAAGTCATACGAAGAAGAAATTGAGCTGAAATACCAACTGTATAACAGTTTGTTTTTATCCTTACAATTGGAAGCGGTTGAAAAAGCCGGAAATCTCATCCCTTTACTCTACCAATCCTGCGTTGAAGGGCTGGAAAAAGGAAAAGACCCGATTGCTATTTTACAAACTTTTTTTGCCAGTCATAAAGCAGAGCTGTCGGCTAAAGAACGCGATGATTTTTTGTTTAAGGTAATTCAATATATCGAACGTCAGATTGTATTAATAGATGCGCTGGAGGATGCAGCATACAACAAAATACACCGTATCACAGGCGAAAACTCCTATAGTTCCATAAGCGATCGAGTGAAAAAAGAAAACCTGATGGATAAGATGGCACAAACGGTAAAAGAGTTTGGCGTACGGGTAGTGCTCACGGCTCATCCCACACAGTTTTATCCTTCGCAGGTACTGGCAATTATCAATGATTTGATGGTTGCTATCAAAAGAAGCGAAGTGGGCGATGTAAGAGATATGTTAAAGCAACTGGGTAAAACACCTTTCTATCAGAAAATTAAACCCACACCCCTGGATGAGGCAAACCGTTTGACTTTTTATTTGCGTGATACTTTTTATCCGGCTATAGGGCAGCTTTTAGATAAAACTGCAGAAGATTATTCAGAATCACTGGAACAAAATAATCAGTTTATTTCGCTGGGTTTTTGGCCGGGCGGCGATCGCGATGGAAACCCATTTGTAAACGTGGAAACTACAATGCAGGTAGCGGCTAAACTCCGAAATACCATATCCAATTGTTATTTTCAGGAGGTAAAAGAACTGAAAAGAAGAATTACTTTTGCCGGGGTTCATGCTAAAGTGGTAGAGTTGGAATCTTTGTTAAAAGCCGAATTGAGTAACGCCTCGGGTTCCGATAATATAGATTTGGCCGATTTTTTAGCGCGTATAGACAAAGTAGAACAGCTCATCCGTAAAAAACACCAAGGTTTTTTTATCGAAAAAGTGCAGTCGCTTAAGCGTAAGGTTCAGTTGTTTGGCTTTTATATGGCCAGTATTGATATACGACAGGATAGCAGGGTGATAGGCACAGCGCTAAAAGAGGTTGTGAAGGCTTATCCCGACATTTTGCCCGCCAACCTTTTTGAGATGGACGAAAAGGAACAGATACCTTTGTTGGTGAATGCACGTGGTGCGGTGGATGCCAATATTTTTGAAGATGAAGTAGTTAAAGATACGGTGGCTTCTTTTGGGGTAATAAAAGATATACAGCGGATGAACGGGGAGCGGGGGGCGCACCGATATATCATCAGTAATTGCCGTGGGCCATTGGACGTGGCGCGCGTATTGGCTATGTTTAGAATATGTGGATGGGGCTACGACGACCTAAAGGTGGATATAGTGCCACTTTTTGAAACGATCGACGATCTTAAAATGGCGGGCGAGGCCATGTATACCTTATATGCTAATCCCACGTATCGCAAGCATCTTAAAAACAGGGACAACCGCCAAACCGTTATGCTTGGTTTTTCGGACGGAACCAAGGACGGTGGTTATCTGATGGCGAACTGGGCCATTTTTAGAGCCAAGGAAAATATAACGCTAAAATCGCGTGAGAATGACGTGGAAGTGGTGTTTTTTGACGGACGCGGGGGACCACCGGCACGAGGGGGGGGGAATGCCCATCGTTTTTATGCGGCCATGGGCAAAAACATCGAGAACCGACAAATTCAAATGACGGTACAGGGCCAAACCATCAGTTCGCATTATGGCATAACCGAAGCCGCGGCACACAACATGGGTTATCTGCTTACCGCCGGGCTTTCCAATAATATTTACAGCAAGCCGCAAAATCAGTTACAAGCAGAGCAACGCGACTTTATTAGTGAAATGGCGGAGTCGAGCTACAAGAAATATCTGTCGCTAAAGGAGCATCCCTTGTTTATGCCCTATTTGGAGGAGGTAAGTACCTTAAAATATTATGGTAAAGCCAACATAGGGAGTCGACCCAGTAAAAGGGGCGGAAGTGATAAGATTAATTTTGGCGACCTCAGAGCTATTCCATTTGTGGGAGCCTGGAGCCAGCTAAAACAGAATGTGCCCGGATTTTATGGCGTGGGAACGGCACTGAAAGAACAGGAAGAAAAAGGGAATTTACAAGCCTGCATCGATCTGTACAAAGAATCCATCTTTTTTAAAACATTGCTTTCAAACAGTATGCAAAGCATGAGCAAAACGAACTTCCAAATTACGCAATACCTCGAAAAAAATGAACGCTTCGGCGAATTTTGGCAAATGCTGCACGATGAATATAGGTTGACCAAAGAAATGCTACTGAAGGTATCTGGTTTATCCAATTTGTTGGATGATAATCCTCGCAGTTTTATGAGCATCCGTTTGCGCGAGCGTGTTGTACTGCCACTCTTATTGATTCAGCAATATGCACTAATGAAAATTCAGGAGGCTAAAAATGGAAACAAAGACATAGCAGTAGAGCTGTACGAAAAAATGGTGATCCGTGCTATGTTCGGAAACATAAACGCAAGCCGTAATTCGGCATAG
- the mreC gene encoding rod shape-determining protein MreC: MRNFLRFIIHHHFTFLFILLELIALILIVGYNQNQRSIFLSSSSKIAGGLFQSVNNIEEYFSLKEVNRELSKENSLLRSQMPSSFETSKDYFLYAGDSASAHQYKYRSCKVINNTVRKHFNYITLNKGTQDGIKPDMGVLSGRGVVGIVIKSTKNFSTALSVLNPRLKISAKLKESDFFGSVSWDTESTLFATLDEIPEHANVSLGDRVITSGYSATFPEGILIGTVDEVAHPEGESFYKIRVKLSVDFSKLSYVEVVENIFQEQQKQLEEDTKQ; the protein is encoded by the coding sequence ATGAGAAACTTTTTGCGGTTTATAATACATCATCACTTTACATTCCTGTTTATTTTATTGGAGTTGATAGCGCTCATTTTAATTGTTGGATACAATCAAAATCAACGATCCATTTTTCTGAGCTCTTCCTCAAAAATAGCTGGTGGACTGTTTCAGTCGGTAAACAATATTGAGGAGTATTTTTCCTTAAAGGAGGTAAACAGGGAGCTCTCGAAGGAAAACTCTCTTTTGCGCAGCCAGATGCCCTCTTCCTTTGAAACCTCAAAGGATTATTTTTTATATGCCGGGGATAGCGCATCGGCTCACCAATATAAATATCGCTCATGCAAGGTTATCAACAATACTGTACGCAAGCATTTTAACTACATAACACTAAACAAAGGCACACAGGATGGTATTAAGCCCGATATGGGTGTTTTGTCGGGTCGCGGTGTGGTGGGAATTGTTATAAAAAGTACCAAAAATTTTAGTACGGCCTTGTCTGTTTTAAATCCACGGCTTAAAATATCGGCTAAACTTAAAGAGTCCGATTTTTTTGGTTCTGTGAGCTGGGATACAGAATCTACCCTTTTTGCCACCTTAGATGAGATACCTGAACATGCCAATGTGAGTTTGGGTGATAGGGTAATCACCAGTGGCTATTCAGCTACCTTCCCGGAGGGCATACTTATAGGTACGGTGGATGAAGTAGCGCACCCCGAGGGGGAGAGCTTTTATAAGATAAGGGTAAAGCTAAGTGTCGATTTTTCAAAGTTAAGTTACGTTGAGGTGGTGGAGAATATATTTCAAGAACAGCAAAAACAATTAGAGGAGGATACAAAACAATGA
- a CDS encoding rod shape-determining protein, producing MGFFSFLSQDIAIDLGTANTIIIHNDKVVVDEPSIVALDRRTDKLMAIGERARQMHGKTHDNIYTIRPLRDGVIADFNAAEQMIRGMIKMINNKKHWFTPSLTMVICIPSGSTEVEIRAVRDSAEHAGGREVYMIYEPMAAALGIGLDVEAPQGSMVVDIGGGTTEIAVISLGGIVTNKSIRIAGDDLTADIMEYMRRQHNIKVGERTAEQIKIHVGSALPELEEAPTDFIVQGPNQMTALPIEVPVSYQEISHCLEKSISKIETAILSALEQTPPELYADIVNGGIYLAGGGALLRGLDRRLTDKINIPFHIAETPLHAVARGTGIALKHRHKFSFLKR from the coding sequence ATGGGATTCTTTTCTTTTTTATCTCAGGATATTGCCATTGACTTGGGAACCGCCAATACCATTATCATACACAATGATAAAGTGGTAGTGGATGAGCCTTCAATTGTGGCATTGGACCGCCGCACCGATAAGCTGATGGCTATTGGTGAAAGGGCCCGCCAAATGCACGGAAAAACGCACGACAATATTTACACTATACGCCCTTTGCGCGATGGTGTAATAGCCGACTTTAATGCTGCTGAGCAGATGATAAGAGGCATGATAAAAATGATAAACAACAAAAAGCACTGGTTTACCCCTTCGCTCACCATGGTTATTTGTATTCCTTCGGGGAGCACCGAGGTGGAGATTAGAGCTGTACGCGACTCGGCCGAACATGCCGGCGGACGCGAGGTTTACATGATATACGAGCCTATGGCAGCAGCCCTCGGAATAGGGCTTGATGTGGAAGCACCCCAAGGCAGTATGGTGGTGGATATAGGTGGTGGAACCACCGAAATTGCCGTAATATCGCTGGGAGGTATTGTAACCAATAAATCCATACGTATTGCAGGCGACGACCTAACGGCCGATATTATGGAGTATATGCGCCGCCAGCACAATATTAAAGTGGGCGAACGTACGGCAGAGCAAATAAAAATACATGTTGGCTCTGCGCTGCCCGAGTTGGAAGAGGCACCAACGGATTTTATTGTGCAAGGGCCTAACCAAATGACGGCTTTACCTATTGAGGTGCCGGTTTCTTATCAGGAAATTTCGCATTGTCTTGAAAAATCTATATCAAAAATAGAAACAGCCATATTGAGTGCACTGGAACAAACGCCACCCGAACTGTATGCAGATATTGTAAACGGTGGTATTTACCTTGCCGGCGGAGGTGCACTGCTTCGTGGATTAGACAGGCGCTTGACGGATAAGATAAATATACCGTTTCATATTGCCGAAACACCTTTGCACGCAGTAGCGCGTGGAACCGGAATTGCATTAAAACACAGACATAAATTTTCGTTCCTGAAAAGATAA
- the recA gene encoding recombinase RecA: MADKQEVNKEKLKALQLTMDKIDKSYGKGTIMKMGENAVVDVPVVSTGSLSLDMATGVGGFPRGRVIEIYGPESSGKTTLAIHAIAEAQKAGGIAAFIDAEHAFDRFYAEKLGVDIENLLISQPDNGEQALEITDQLIRSSAIDIIVIDSVAALTPKAEIEGDMGDSRMGLQARLMSQALRKLTSTINKTNTCCIFINQLREKIGVMFGNPETTTGGNALKFYASLRLDIRRASQIKDGEDVIGNHTRVKVVKNKVAPPFRKAEFDIMYGEGISKVGEILDLGVEKEIIKKSGSWFSYGDTKLGQGREAVKAVIKDNPELMDELEQKIIGAENKA; this comes from the coding sequence ATGGCAGATAAACAAGAAGTTAACAAGGAAAAATTAAAAGCCTTGCAACTTACCATGGATAAAATCGATAAATCCTACGGTAAAGGTACCATCATGAAAATGGGCGAAAATGCTGTTGTGGATGTACCGGTTGTATCAACCGGATCGCTTTCCTTAGACATGGCCACAGGTGTAGGCGGCTTTCCCCGTGGACGAGTAATTGAAATTTACGGGCCCGAATCGTCGGGTAAGACCACACTGGCTATACACGCCATTGCCGAAGCCCAAAAAGCAGGTGGCATAGCAGCCTTTATTGATGCAGAACATGCCTTTGACCGTTTTTATGCAGAAAAATTAGGAGTAGACATCGAGAACCTCTTGATTTCGCAGCCCGACAACGGCGAACAAGCGTTGGAGATAACGGATCAATTGATACGCTCATCGGCTATCGACATAATTGTTATCGACTCCGTTGCTGCCCTTACCCCTAAGGCAGAAATAGAAGGTGATATGGGTGATTCCAGGATGGGGCTGCAAGCCAGGCTAATGTCGCAGGCTTTACGCAAACTTACGTCAACCATCAATAAAACCAATACCTGCTGCATATTTATTAATCAGCTAAGGGAAAAAATAGGTGTAATGTTTGGTAATCCTGAAACCACGACAGGAGGTAATGCACTAAAGTTTTATGCCTCATTGCGATTGGACATACGCAGAGCCTCACAAATTAAAGATGGCGAAGATGTGATAGGGAACCATACCCGCGTAAAAGTGGTGAAAAACAAAGTGGCACCTCCATTCCGAAAAGCAGAGTTTGATATTATGTATGGAGAAGGTATATCTAAAGTTGGCGAGATACTTGATCTGGGCGTTGAGAAAGAAATCATTAAAAAAAGTGGATCGTGGTTTAGCTATGGCGATACCAAATTGGGTCAGGGTCGCGAGGCCGTTAAAGCGGTAATCAAGGATAATCCGGAATTAATGGACGAACTGGAACAAAAAATAATTGGAGCCGAAAATAAAGCTTAA
- the bcp gene encoding thioredoxin-dependent thiol peroxidase gives MQTLKEGDKAPDFSGSNQNGDIISLSDFKGKKIILYFYPKDNTPGCTAQSCNLNDNYSELTAKGFEVVGVSPDGADSHLKFIAKYNLRFNLIADTNKEILEMYNAWGLKKMYGKEYMGVLRTTYIINEEGVIEKIIKKVKTKDHTQQIYKELELK, from the coding sequence ATGCAAACTTTAAAAGAAGGCGACAAAGCCCCTGATTTTAGCGGCAGCAATCAAAATGGCGACATCATATCGTTAAGTGATTTTAAGGGTAAAAAAATTATCCTGTACTTTTATCCCAAAGACAACACACCCGGATGCACCGCCCAATCGTGTAATTTAAACGACAACTACAGTGAGTTAACAGCCAAAGGTTTCGAGGTTGTGGGAGTTAGTCCCGACGGTGCCGATTCGCATCTAAAATTCATAGCCAAATACAACCTGCGATTTAACCTAATAGCGGATACAAATAAAGAGATATTAGAAATGTATAATGCTTGGGGTTTAAAGAAAATGTATGGCAAGGAGTATATGGGTGTTTTGCGTACTACCTATATAATTAACGAAGAGGGAGTAATTGAAAAGATAATTAAAAAGGTAAAAACAAAGGACCATACCCAGCAGATATACAAGGAATTGGAATTAAAATAA